GCGGCCTATGCCGTCACCAAAAACGAGAAGTACCGCCAGTATTCCGAAACCTGGGCCGAGCACAACCAGTGGAAAGGCGCCAAATCGGACGACAAGGCCGAGTGGAAATATAAGTACGGCGAGAAGGACGATTACGTGCTGTTCGGCGACTGGCAGATCTGCTTTCAAACCTACGCTGACCTCTACAACCTAAAGCCAGAGCCACAGCGCATTGCGCGGGCCAAAGAGGTGATGGAGTACGAGATGAGCACCAACCAAAACGACTATTGGTGGTGGGCCGACGGCCTCTACATGGTGATGCCCGTAATGACCAAGCTCCATAAGATAACCGGCAACCCGCAGTACCTCACGAAGCTGCACGAGTACTTCAGCTACGCCAACAGCATCATGTACGACCCCGAAACCGGCCTCTACTATCGCGACGCCAAGTACGTGTACCCGCAGCATAAGTCGACGAACGGGCAGAAAGACTTCTGGGCCCGCGGCGATGGATGGGTGTTTGCCGGCCTAGCCAAAGTGCTCCAAGACCTCCCCCAAAGCGACTCGCACCGCGCCGAGTACCTAGCCAAGTACCGCGGCCTGGCCGCCGCCCTCAAAAAAGCCCAACAAACCGAGGGCTATTGGACGCGCAGCCTGCTCGACCCGCAGCACGCCCCCGGCCCCGAAACTAGCGGCACGGCCTTCAACACCTTCGCCTACCTGTGGGGCATCAATAACGGCGTGCTGGATAAGGCCGAGTACCTACCCACGGCTCTGAAAGGCTGGCAGTACCTCACCACTACGGCCCTCCAACCCGACGGTGCTATCGGCTACGTGCAGCCCATCGGCGAGAAAGCCATTCCCGGTCAAGTAGTCGACAAAAGCTCTACCTCCAATTTTGGGGTGGGCGCTTTCCTGCTGGCTTCCAGCGAGATGTACCGGTACGCTGGTAAGCGCTAGGCACTACTAATTGATAAAAAAGCTAGGGCTAGCTGTGGAAAGCAGGGAAGCTAGGCATCTACTGCAATGGCGGTAGTACCCTAGCTTTTTTGTAGCTTGGGGTATAGGTACCGCGTTAGTTTTCACCTTCTAAACAGGAGTAGCTTATGCGCGTTACCTACCAAATCGGGCTCGTTGTGCTGGTGTTGATGGCTTCAGCGCTCAGCAGCCTAGCCCAGCGCCGACAAGCCTTTGTCATCAATCGGAGCGCCCCTACGGAAGAGCCAATCCTGTTCTACTACACGGATATTCTGGCCCACCACAAAGAGAAATCTGTGAGGCCCGGCGACACGCTCCGTCTCGTTTTCGACGAACACTCCTTCAACCAAATAACCGTCCAGATTGCGCATCGTAGCGACCGAGTGACCGAGCCCAAGCCGTCTTTGCTCATTTGGCCCGGCGACGCGGTAGCTATTCAGTACGAAAAAGCCACAAACACCTGCTCCTTTTCCGGCAAGTACGCGGCCGAGTTGAAGTTTTACGAGCAACTCTGGCGCAACCCCATCAGCCTCGATCCGTGGTATGAATCGCACCTAGGAAACCTACCGCCAACCCTGCCCGAGCTGATGTGCTGGTGGCAGGATGAGCGGCAACGCACCGACGGCTTATTGGCCGAATTGCGTGCCACGCCCGGCGTGCGCCCGATGGTGGTGCAGGCGCTTACCCGCGAGCTACGCCTGCAAACCTTGGGTTTCTTGCTGCGGGGCAACAGCTACCAGGAACTGTATTACCCCACCTCACCCGGCGTACCTAGCTCGCTGCGAAAGTACAAGGTGCCGGGCGCGGTCAAGACGTTCCCAGCCGCATACCAAGATTCTGTATTGGCCCAATTCCGGCGGCTGCGCTACGTGCAGTCGTTGCCGCTGGCGGTGTCTCAAAGCAGAGCGGGCATCGCCTTAGCGTTTGTGCACTACCTAGCTTTAACCCAAGGCAAACCCGCCACGTTCGGTGCGCAGTACGCTTTGATCAAACGCCAATATACAGGCAATCAGAAAGAATGGGCGGCTTTCTGGTTATTAACTTACGCCAAGAGCATCAACCGGCCTCAGCCCCACCTGCTCAAAGACTACCGCACCTGGATGATGCCGGAGAGCCGCTTTGTGCGCCGCCTCACCAATCAGGACAAGCAAACCCTGATCATGCCCGACCAGCAATTTGCCCGCACCGACACGCTCATCAGTACCAACGGCCAGAAGATTACCCTGGCTCAGCTGCTAACCGAGCACCGCGGCAAGGTTATCTACCTCGACTTCTGGGCGAGTTGGTGCGCGCCCTGCATCATGGAAATGCCTGCTTCGGCGGCGCTCCGCCAATACTACCACGACAAGGAAGTGGTCTTCCTCTACCTGTCTATTGACGATGACCACCAGGATTGGCAGCGCGCAACGGCGCAGTACCTGCCTAAAACGGCGCCGCACTACCGCTTCACCAGCCAAAAGTCCGCGCAGTTTCTGAAGCGCTTTGCCGTGAGTAGCATTCCGCGCTATATCCTGCTGGATAAGTATGGCATCATGCGCTACGCCGAGGCGCCGCGCCCCGACGACCCCGACCTCAAAACGTACGTGACGACCTACCTAGGTCGGTAGCAGAATACGACCTAGCATACCACGTAAAATAATAGTAAATAGGCGCTTCTATCCTTCATAGTACGTGTCTCTGTTTTACCTCAGCTAGCCAGGGCGGTGCGTTGGTTGGCAAAAAGCCATCTGTATGCTTGCTACTATGTACCGCTGCGTAGCCGTTGGGCTAGGGTTGTTTCTATTCAGTCACTTCAGCCAGGCTCAAACGCCTATCGGCATACCCCTGAAAAAGCAGGTGGATCGAAGCTCAAGAGGATATAATGACACCTTCACTGGCCTAATTGACTCTGTGCTGCCCCGTGACCGTGCGCCGCGCGCTATTAAGCGAGGCATTGTGAAGAGTTTTGCCTACCTAAACTTCGCTGGTAAACGAGAAGAGCTACAATTTGTCGTCGGCCAAAACCGGCGCGGCGACCAAATTGGCATCGTGGCCGATGTGAACCGCAACGCCGACTTTCGCGACGACCCGCTGCTGTGGTTCAAGAATGACAGCAGTAAAGCCGTGAAGCCCCGCCAGTATTGTCGGGTGATGGTGCCGTCGCCTCGGGGCCCCATACCGTTTTTTATTACCCCTAGCCCTTACCCTGGTGCTGGCCGTTATAACATCCGTCTCGAACAAAAGTACTATCTGATGATAGGGCTAGGTGAGTTGATGGCTGGCCGATTGCCCATGGGAGGGCCGACCGACTCCATTCGCGTCATCAATGCTGGGGTTGCGCTAGTTTACACAAACAGAGATAACAGGCTCTCTTTTATGCTGCCCGGCTCGACCGAACCCGACCGGCGCTATAACCTAGGGGACGTCTTTACGCTCCACGATAGTAGCTACGTAGCAACCCGCATCACGCCGCTGGGCGACAGTCTGTACGTGCTGCCCCTGACGGCCAAAACGCGCCAGTACTACGGCGTAGCGGAAGGCTCGCGGCTGCCAATCAACGTACTACGTGACCTGAACGACAAGCCCGTGGAGCTAGCCGCCTCGCCCCGGCGGGTGCTACTCGACTTCTGGGGTACGTGGTGTGCCCCTTGTCGTGAGTTGACGCCCGACTTACAAGCCTTGCACCAAGCCAACCAGAAATCATTGCGCTTGGTGAGCATCGCCTTAGACGATAAAGAGCCGGTGGCAAAATATCTGCAAGAGCATGCAATGCCTTGGGAGCAGGTTGCCATCTCGCGAGCCCAAACCAGCAATACCCTCATTGATCAGCTTCGGGTGGAGGCTTACCCGACGTTTATTCTAGTAGAGAATGGCTTGATCGTGTATCGCGGCACCGGCAAGCCTGGCTTGCAGGCCATTCAGCAATACCTCACGGATCACCCGGCCCGATAACCTGTTATTAGCCAAACCATGATGTTCTTGCTGCCGGTTCATCTGCTCTTCGTCGCTGTATTTCCCTCTCTAACAGCAACTCTGGCCCCAAAACCTAGCTTCGTGCTGGTGCGCGGCCACTTGGACCACGCGCCCGCTGGCGACACTGTGTGGCTAGAGTATCGCCCGCACCTAAGCCGGCAAGCGCCGCACGTTCGCCTTGACCCCGCCGGCAACTTCGAGTTTGTCGCTCGCGACATCGCGGCGCCCACACACGCCTCCGTGTACTACGCCGGCAAGCGTGCTAGCCTCTACCTGACGCCCGGCGACCAGCTTATGTTCACGACGGACTACTCGCGCTTTCGGGAAGCGGCACGCTATGACGGGCAAGGCGCCAACCCCAACAACTACCTGGCGCAGGCCTACGCCAAGTTCGAGTATGTGGCACCGGGCACTTCACGCGAGGATATCAATTCGTTTGACTTCGTCTGCGAATCACCGGCACAGGAACGACAGAAAGCCAATGCGTTGCGGCAGGAACGACAAGCGTTTCTGGCGGCGTACCATCGTCAGCACCCTTTGTCAAACGATTTTCGCGCCATTGCCGCCGCTCACATTGACCTGATGTGGACGCGCCGCATCCTAACCTTCGCCAGCGACCACCCGCGCCTGGCTCGTACGCCTCAGCAAGCAGCAGTTTTAGGACATAGCGACACAAGCATTCAGCTCCCAACTACCTACTTCAACTTTCTGCGCGACTTGCCACTAGGTACCTTGGCAGTACCATCCGAAACCGTTAACCGGGGCTATGATGACTCGAACCTGGTACTTGAATGCCTAGGCTTGTACGCCGATAACCTACTCCCTGGCAGCGCCCGCAGCCCCGAGCAGGCCACACTGGAAAATATGTACGCGCAAGCCTCCAAGGACCTAGGTTTGACACCAGCTCGCGACTACGCCGTTGCTACCATGTTGTTTGACAAGCAAGTGCGAATAGACCCCGCATGGGTGGTGGCGGCTTACCCTGTGTTCCGAGCCCATAATCGAGACTCGGTGGCGAGTCGCTATATGCGGCAGCTCGTCAGAAAGCAGGTGCTGCCGTAATGCAGTCGGTCTGCTATTTACCGCGTGAGCAAGGATTGGTCGGCGGTAAGTTGGCTAGCCTGTTTTCCTTTTCGGCTGCTTACTTGTGCGTTATATGCAACGTAGCTAACAATTTGAGGTCACTACCTAGGTTTTCGCCAGACGAATACCTACCGCCCATTGTCTGAAAATGCCCCCCATCTGGGCACACTGAGTTAAGTAGTATTGCATACTTCACGGCGGGGCCATTTCGCTCCAGCCGCTTTGCTGTTTTCTTACCCACCCCATGGCACATTCCCGTTTTCTGGCTGCGGCGCTTCTGTTCGTCGGCGGCTTGGCTAGCGCCCAAACTGCTCCCAACGAATGGGAGAACCCGCAGGCCGTTGATGAGCACAAGGAGAAGGCCCGCGCCAGCTTCATGCTGTTTGAGCGCCCCACCGACGTAGCAGCCGACGACTACGCCCGCTCGCCCTACTACCAGTCGCTCAACGGCACCTGGAAGTTCAACTACGTGCCGCGCCCCGCCGAGCGACCGATGGATTTCTTCCAACCTAGCTTTTCGGATGCGGCTTGGAAGAGCATCGCCGTGCCGTCGAACTGGGAGATTCAGGGCTTCGGCACGCCGATTTACACCAACGTCACCTACCCATTTCCGAAAAACGCCCCATTCATCGACGGGCGCGACAACCCAGTGGGCACGTATCGGCGCTCGTTTACGGTGCCAGCCGGCTGGAACGGTCGCGAGGTGCTGCTGCACTTCGGCTCTATTTCGGGCTACGCGGTGGTGTATGTGAATGGGCAGCGCGTGGGCATGACCAAAGCGGCCAAGTCGCCGGCCGAATTCGACATCACGCAACACCTCAAATCCGGCGACAACCAACTGGCCGTGCAGGTATTTCGCTGGCACGACGGCAGTTACCTCGAAGATCAGGATTTCTGGCGCCTCTCCGGCATCGACCGCGACGTGTACCTAGCTTCGGTGCCTAAGCACACCATCTGGGACTTCTTCACCCACGCCGACCTCGACCCTAGCTACAAGAACGGCCAGTTCTCGGCTGACGTGACTATGCGCAGCTTTGCCGCAGCTCCTGCTGCGCAGCTGCTGGTAGAAGTGCTGGATCCCAGTGGTAAAACGGTATTGCGCCAGCAGCAAGCCGTGGCCGCGCCTACCACTGCCGGCAATCAGACGGTGAAGGTGAGCGGCAGCATCAAGAGCGTGCGCCCGTGGTCGGCCGAAATTCCGACGCTTTATCAGTGCCGCCTCACACTACAAGATGCTAAAGGGCAGCCGCTGGCCGTGACGGGTACCAAGATTGGTTTCCGCAAAGTAGAAATCAAGAATGCGCAGCTGATGGTGAACGGTCGCCCGGTGGAGGTACACGGCGTGAACCGCCACGAACTGGAGCCCACTACCGGCCGCGTGGTAACCGACGCCGGCATGCGCCGCGACTTGGAGCAGATGAAGCGCTTCAATATCAACGCCGTACGTACCAGCCACTACCCCAACGATGAGCGTTGGTATAAGCTCTGCGACGAGCTAGGTTTCTACCTCGTGGACGAAGCCAACATTGAGACCCACGGCTACGGAGCCGAGTGGCAGGGCGGGTTCGACAAAACCAAGCACCCCGCTTACCGCCCCGAGTGGGCCGCCGCCCACCTCGACCGCATCGAGCGGCTGCTGGAGCGCGACAAGAACCACGCATCAGTTATTATCTGGAGCATGGGCAACGAGTGCGGCAACGGCCCCGTGTTTCACGACGCTTACAAGTGGCTGAAGCAGCGCGACCCAAGCCGCCCCGTGCAGTTTGAGCAAGCTGGCGAAGACGTGGACACCGACATCGTATGCCCCATGTATCCGGGCATGGAATCGATGAAGCGCTACGCCAACGCCACCGACAAAACCCGCCCCTACATTATGTGCGAGTATTCGCACGCCATGGGCAACAGTAACGGCAACTTTCAGGAATACTGGGACTTGATTCGCAGCAAACCGCACATGCAAGGCGGCTTCATCTGGGACTGGGTCGATCAGGGCATTCAAACGCAGACTGCTGATGGCCGCCCCTTCTTCGCCTACGGCGGCGACCTAGGAGGTTACTACCTGCAAAACGACGAGAACTTCTGCGCCAACGGTCTGGTAGCCGCCGACCGCACGCCGCACCCCGGCTTGTACGAGGTGAAGAAGGTGTACCAAGACATTCGCTTCAGCGCTGCTAAGCCTGCTGAGGGCCGCGTAACAGTTGTCAACGGCTTCTCCTTCAAAGACCTGGATGGCTACAACTTCCACTGGGAGCTGCTGCGCAACGGCACCGTGGCCAAAGCAGGCACCTTTGCCGTGGGTAAGCTAGCTGCTGGTCAGCAGAAAGAGGTGAAGCTAGCCTTACCGGCCATGAAGTCGGAGCCCGGCGCGGAGTACGTGCTGAACGTGTTTGCCTTAACTAAAGCCGCGGCGCCACTGCTGCCCGCTGGCCACGAAGTAGCCCGTGAACAGTTTGTGCTCACGCCAGCGGCCTCGTATTTTGCCGCTGCCCCAGCTAGCGCCAACTCCTTACAAGTGAAGCGCGAAGGCGACAAACTCACGTTCACCGCCGGCGATGTGCGCGGCGAGTTCAACACCAAACAAGGCCGCCTCACCGATTACCGTCTGCGCGACCAGTGGGTGGTGGGCAGCTACCCCGAGCCGTACTTCTGGCGCGCCCCCACCGACAACGACTTCGGCAGCGGCATGCCCCAGAGCCTAGGTGCTTGGCGCACGGCCCACGCCGCCCGCAAAGTGCAGCGCGTGA
This Hymenobacter sp. GOD-10R DNA region includes the following protein-coding sequences:
- a CDS encoding glycoside hydrolase family 88 protein is translated as MKSIQPLLHAALALVFLAAGCTTSKTNLGSAQPKPQEVLAIITKVNDHWQATNAPQQRAFWDVAAYHTGNMAAYAVTKNEKYRQYSETWAEHNQWKGAKSDDKAEWKYKYGEKDDYVLFGDWQICFQTYADLYNLKPEPQRIARAKEVMEYEMSTNQNDYWWWADGLYMVMPVMTKLHKITGNPQYLTKLHEYFSYANSIMYDPETGLYYRDAKYVYPQHKSTNGQKDFWARGDGWVFAGLAKVLQDLPQSDSHRAEYLAKYRGLAAALKKAQQTEGYWTRSLLDPQHAPGPETSGTAFNTFAYLWGINNGVLDKAEYLPTALKGWQYLTTTALQPDGAIGYVQPIGEKAIPGQVVDKSSTSNFGVGAFLLASSEMYRYAGKR
- a CDS encoding TlpA disulfide reductase family protein, whose translation is MRVTYQIGLVVLVLMASALSSLAQRRQAFVINRSAPTEEPILFYYTDILAHHKEKSVRPGDTLRLVFDEHSFNQITVQIAHRSDRVTEPKPSLLIWPGDAVAIQYEKATNTCSFSGKYAAELKFYEQLWRNPISLDPWYESHLGNLPPTLPELMCWWQDERQRTDGLLAELRATPGVRPMVVQALTRELRLQTLGFLLRGNSYQELYYPTSPGVPSSLRKYKVPGAVKTFPAAYQDSVLAQFRRLRYVQSLPLAVSQSRAGIALAFVHYLALTQGKPATFGAQYALIKRQYTGNQKEWAAFWLLTYAKSINRPQPHLLKDYRTWMMPESRFVRRLTNQDKQTLIMPDQQFARTDTLISTNGQKITLAQLLTEHRGKVIYLDFWASWCAPCIMEMPASAALRQYYHDKEVVFLYLSIDDDHQDWQRATAQYLPKTAPHYRFTSQKSAQFLKRFAVSSIPRYILLDKYGIMRYAEAPRPDDPDLKTYVTTYLGR
- a CDS encoding TlpA disulfide reductase family protein gives rise to the protein MLATMYRCVAVGLGLFLFSHFSQAQTPIGIPLKKQVDRSSRGYNDTFTGLIDSVLPRDRAPRAIKRGIVKSFAYLNFAGKREELQFVVGQNRRGDQIGIVADVNRNADFRDDPLLWFKNDSSKAVKPRQYCRVMVPSPRGPIPFFITPSPYPGAGRYNIRLEQKYYLMIGLGELMAGRLPMGGPTDSIRVINAGVALVYTNRDNRLSFMLPGSTEPDRRYNLGDVFTLHDSSYVATRITPLGDSLYVLPLTAKTRQYYGVAEGSRLPINVLRDLNDKPVELAASPRRVLLDFWGTWCAPCRELTPDLQALHQANQKSLRLVSIALDDKEPVAKYLQEHAMPWEQVAISRAQTSNTLIDQLRVEAYPTFILVENGLIVYRGTGKPGLQAIQQYLTDHPAR
- a CDS encoding glycoside hydrolase family 2 TIM barrel-domain containing protein — encoded protein: MAHSRFLAAALLFVGGLASAQTAPNEWENPQAVDEHKEKARASFMLFERPTDVAADDYARSPYYQSLNGTWKFNYVPRPAERPMDFFQPSFSDAAWKSIAVPSNWEIQGFGTPIYTNVTYPFPKNAPFIDGRDNPVGTYRRSFTVPAGWNGREVLLHFGSISGYAVVYVNGQRVGMTKAAKSPAEFDITQHLKSGDNQLAVQVFRWHDGSYLEDQDFWRLSGIDRDVYLASVPKHTIWDFFTHADLDPSYKNGQFSADVTMRSFAAAPAAQLLVEVLDPSGKTVLRQQQAVAAPTTAGNQTVKVSGSIKSVRPWSAEIPTLYQCRLTLQDAKGQPLAVTGTKIGFRKVEIKNAQLMVNGRPVEVHGVNRHELEPTTGRVVTDAGMRRDLEQMKRFNINAVRTSHYPNDERWYKLCDELGFYLVDEANIETHGYGAEWQGGFDKTKHPAYRPEWAAAHLDRIERLLERDKNHASVIIWSMGNECGNGPVFHDAYKWLKQRDPSRPVQFEQAGEDVDTDIVCPMYPGMESMKRYANATDKTRPYIMCEYSHAMGNSNGNFQEYWDLIRSKPHMQGGFIWDWVDQGIQTQTADGRPFFAYGGDLGGYYLQNDENFCANGLVAADRTPHPGLYEVKKVYQDIRFSAAKPAEGRVTVVNGFSFKDLDGYNFHWELLRNGTVAKAGTFAVGKLAAGQQKEVKLALPAMKSEPGAEYVLNVFALTKAAAPLLPAGHEVAREQFVLTPAASYFAAAPASANSLQVKREGDKLTFTAGDVRGEFNTKQGRLTDYRLRDQWVVGSYPEPYFWRAPTDNDFGSGMPQSLGAWRTAHAARKVQRVTVGEQSTAGLPIKVEYTLTDIDTPYTVDYLIGPDGAVRVTATIDLTGKSLPELPRFGMRMELPRRFNRIQYYGRGPWENYQDRNSAAFLGTYQDSVNGQFTRNYIRPQENGYRTDVRWMTLTNDAGLGLRVEGQQPLSFSALPFHSEDLDPGLTKKQQHPTDIKMRGGVTLHVDLKQRGVGGDNSWGALPHEQYRLLDKKYSYSYTLRLIGDKQAPTVGSTTGQ